The following proteins are co-located in the Mus caroli chromosome 7, CAROLI_EIJ_v1.1, whole genome shotgun sequence genome:
- the Nsmce3 gene encoding non-structural maintenance of chromosomes element 3 homolog: MLQKPRGRGRPSTQADPEPDWGGAGEEGPSTSRGAGGSSQGSRASLSAPTVGPRTQKQLELKVAELVQFLLIKDQKKIPIKRTDILKHVVGDYRDVYPNLLKLAAERLQYVFGYKLVELEPKSHSYILINMLEPVEADAEMRGDQGTPISGLLMIVLGLIFMKGNTITETEVWDFLRRLGVYPTKKHLIFGDPKKLITEDFVRQRYLEYRRIPHTDPVDYELQWGPRTNLETSKMKVLKFVAKVHNQDPKDWPTQYCEALADEESRARPATASAPATSS; this comes from the coding sequence ATGTTGCAGAAGCCGAGGGGCCGCGGCCGGCCCAGCACGCAGGCTGATCCGGAGCCGGACTGGGGAGGCGCTGGCGAGGAAGGACCCAGCACGTCCCGCGGCGCGGGCGGCTCCTCCCAGGGCTCCCGCGCTTCCCTGTCCGCCCCGACCGTGGGGCCGCGCACCCAGAAGCAGCTGGAGCTGAAGGTGGCCGAGCTGGTGCAGTTCCTGCTGATCAAGGACCAGAAGAAGATCCCGATCAAGCGGACGGACATCCTGAAGCACGTGGTGGGCGACTACCGGGATGTGTACCCCAACCTTTTGAAGCTGGCTGCCGAGCGCCTGCAATACGTGTTCGGGTACAAGCTGGTGGAGCTTGAGCCCAAGAGCCACAGCTACATCCTCATCAACATGCTGGAGCCGGTGGAGGCAGATGCGGAGATGAGGGGCGATCAGGGTACCCCCATCTCGGGCCTGCTTATGATAGTCCTGGGGCTTATCTTCATGAAAGGCAACACCATCACCGAGACTGAGGTCTGGGACTTCCTGCGACGGCTCGGAGTGTACCCCACTAAGAAGCACTTAATTTTTGGCGACCCAAAGAAACTCATTACCGAAGACTTTGTGCGGCAGCGCTACTTGGAGTACCGGAGGATACCCCACACCGATCCTGTGGACTATGAATTACAGTGGGGCCCGCGAACCAACCTGGAAACCAGCAAGATGAAAGTTCTTAAGTTTGTGGCCAAAGTCCATAATCAGGACCCCAAAGACTGGCCCACACAATACTGCGAGGCTTTGGCAGATGAGGAGAGTAGGGCTAGACCTGCAACTGCGAGTGCCCCAGCCACATCCTCTTGA